In one Silene latifolia isolate original U9 population chromosome 10, ASM4854445v1, whole genome shotgun sequence genomic region, the following are encoded:
- the LOC141608187 gene encoding uncharacterized protein LOC141608187, with translation MDRNWMYGKRDFYFLQRLDEFISHAVAHQKSYGDDEKLICPCSVCRNRIKVSSAIEMRNHLIMKGFKPDYKVWIWHGEKENDMQGPSSSAENQGKKFDNVDEFEIHGLDFNNTPINVDNDNDDKNVEAENIDRMMDDLEKDFIECPEIFQRLVDDFKKPLYPGCSKFTRLSAVLKLYTLKAGNGWSDKSFTALVELLSEMLPEGNELPPNTYRCKKVLCPLATSYQKIHACPNDCILFWKDYSDLDACPRCKAARYKTKINDGDKKKGSPIKTLWYLPIIPRFMRFFANPKDAEYMVWHHEERNKDGKLRHVADAPQWRTIDRTFPDFGEEPRNLRLGLCTDGINPFGTLSTQHSTWPVMLIIYNLPPWLTTKSKYILLTLLISGPKQSGNDIDVYLAPLIEDLKLLWNVGVKTDKGCPICCDDTESEWLENCGKFVYRGGRRFLPENHQYRKKKKAFYGKTEYRPPPFFLSGKEYHKRVMNINTEFGKPYRPPPDGVYHTMRSIFWDLPYWEHLSVRHCIDVMHVEKNVFDSIIGTLLNMPNKTKDGVKAKYDMVARGRFEVEPVVKGKRTYLPPTYTTLSRKEKMALCESLKGIKVPHGYSSNISRLVSIKDLKLVGLKSHDCHILLTQLLPVAIRSILPKHVRQVIIKLCRFFSEINAKDIDPESLDDLQADIIVTLCELEMYFPISFFDIMVHLIIHLVREIKLCGPVFLRNMWAMEREMGTYKRRVKNRYRPETSIVEATIACETLGFCQDYLTSVQSIGLPTSRHEGRLEGKGTLGKKIITVNRVCFDKAHMYVLQHMTEVHPYLSDHLALLKRQYPHKREGWLVSEHNRTFVHWFKEKVMTELSNTTHELSDNLRWLAYGPKLTIISYEGYDINGFCFYTTRQDEKSTMQNSDVTVVASSVEYVGKGKQPVDITKPYYGVIEDIWELDYHDFSVPLFRCKWADCDKGVTIDDMGFTLVDFNFLGHKDDLYILASQAKQIFYIEDPLDKKRSVVRNGKRRILGVDGVVDEEEYDQVDELSPFLTTCPNVQVVRDEVYVREDHDEGLWFDNSK, from the exons ATGGATCGGAATTGGATGTATGGGAAGCGAGACTTTTATTTTCTACAAAGGCTTGATGAGTTTATCAGCCATGCTGTTGCACATCAAAAATCATATGGGGATGATGAGAAACTCATTTGCCCGTGTAGCGTATGTAGGAACCGAATAAAGGTAAGCTCTGCAATTGAAATGCGGAATCATTTGATAATGAAGGGGTTTAAACCAGATTATAAGGTGTGGATATGGCATGGAGAGAAAGAAAATGACATGCAAGGTCCATCTTCCAGCGCTGAAAACCAAGGAAAAAAATTCGATAATGTGGATGAATTTGAGATTCATGGTTTGGATTTTAATAACACTCCGATTAATGTAGACAACGATAACGATGACAAGAATGTAGAGGCTGAGAATATTGATAGAATGATGGATGATCTAGAAAAAGATTTTATAGAATGTCCAGAAATTTTCCAGAGGTTGGTTGATgattttaagaaaccgttatatCCAGGGTGCTCTAAATTTACCCGTTTATCAGCTGTCTTGAAATTGTATACCTTGAAAGCGGGgaatgggtggagtgataagagtttcaCTGCTTTAGTGGAACTTTTATCAGAAATGTTGCCAGAAGGTAATGAGCTTCCACCTAATACATATCGATGTAAGAAAGTGTTGTGTCCATTGGCTACGAGTTACCAGAAAATCCATGCCTGCCCAAATGACTGCATTTTGTTTTGGAAAGATTATAGTGACTTAGATGCGTGTCCACGATGTAAAGCAGCGAGGTACAAGACGAAAATAAATGATGGAGATAAGAAGAAAGGGAGCCCGATCAAGACCTTATGGTATTTGCCAATTATTCCAAGGTTTATGCGGTTTTTTGCAAATCCAAAAGATGCAGAATATATGGTGtggcatcacgaagagagaaataAAGATGGTAAACTAAGACATGTGGCCGATGCACCCCAATGGAGAACAATTGATAGAACCTTTCCTGATTTTGGTGAAGAGCCTAGGAATTTAAGACTAGGGCTTTGTACGGATGGAATTAATCCTTTTGGGACTCTGAGTACCCAACATAGTACCTGGCCAGTAATGCTAATAATTTACAATCTACCTCCTTGGCTCACAACAAAGAGTAAATACATTTTACTTACGCTACTAATATCGGGTCCTAAACAATCGGGTAATGACATAGACGTGTATTTGGCGCCACTTATAGAAGACTTGAAATTGTTATGGAATGTTGGT GTCAAGACCGACAAGGGGTGCCCGATATGTTGTGATGACACTGAATCTGAATGGCTGGAGAACTGTGGGAAATTTGTATACCGTGGTGGTCGTCGATTTCTTCCCGAAAATCATCAATATCGTAAGAAGAAGAAGGCTTTCTATGGAAAAACTGAGTACCGACCGCCTCCATTTTTTTTGAGTGGAAAAGAGTATCACAAACGAGTTATGAACATCAACACAGAGTTTGGAAAACCGTACAGACCTCCACCGGATGGGGTGTACCACACAATGAGGTCCATCTTTTGGGACCTACCATATTGGGAGCACTTGTCGGTTAGACATTGTATTGATGTCATGCACGTAGAGAAGAATGTGTTTGATAGTATTATTGGCACTTTGTTGAACATGCCTAATAAGACTAAGGATGGAGTCAAAGCTAAATATGACATGGTTGCTAGGGGGCGTTTTGAGGTAGAACCAGTTGTAAAGGGGAAACGTACCTATCTACCCCCGACTTACACAACTCTATCGAGGAAGGAGAAGATGGCATTGTGTGAGTCTTTAAAAGGTATTAAGGTGCCGCATGGGTATTCCTCTAACATAAGTCGTCTTGTGTCAATAAAAGATTTGAAGTTAGTGGGATTGAAATCTCatgattgtcatattttgttGACACAACTTCTCCCTGTGGCTATTCGGTCCATTTTACCGAAACATGTTAGACAAGTGATCATTAAGCTTTGCAGGTTCTTTAGTGAAATTAATGCTAAGGACATTGATCCAGAGTCTTTAGATGACTTACAAGCTGATATTATTGTGACACTTTGCGAACTTGAAATGTACTTTCCCATAAGTTTTTTTGACATTATGGTTCACTTAATCATTCATCTCGTTAGAGAGATTAAACTTTGTGGCCCAGTGTTCCTAAGAAATATGTGGGCTATGGAGCGAGAGATGGGGACGTATAAGAGGCGAGTTAAGAATCGGTATAGGCCTGAGACTAGCATCGTTGAAGCAACTATTGCTTGTGAGACACTTGGATTCTGCCAAGATTACTTGACCAGTGTGCAATCTATCGGACTCCCTACATCTAGGCACGAGGGACGACTTGAAGGGAAAGGTACTTTGGGAAAAAAGATCATTACAGTTAATCGTGTATGTTTTGATAAAGCACATATGTATGTTTTGCAACATATGACTGAAGTTCATCCATATTTAAGCGATCATCTTGCCTTGCTAAAAAGACAATATCCACATAAACGTGAAGGTTGGTTGGTAAGTGAACACAATCGGACATTTGTACACTGGTTTAAAGAAAAGGTTATGACAGAGTTGTCAAACACAACACATGAGCTAAGTGACAACTTAAGATGGTTAGCATATGGTCCCAAGCTGACCATCATATCTTATGAAGGGTATGATATCAATGGGTTCTGTTTTTACACAACTCGTCAGGATGAAAAAAGTACGATGCAAAATAGCGACGTTACAGTTGTGGCATCATCTGTTGAATATGTAGGAAAAGGTAAACAACCCGTTGATATAACAAAGCCTTATTATGGGGTAATTGAGGACATATGGGAGCTTGATTATCATGATTTTTCAGTACCGTTATTTCGATGTAAGTGGGCTGATTGTGATAAGGGAGTTACTATTGATGATATGGGATTCACTTTAGTAGATTTCAATTTTCTAGGCCACAAAGATGACCTCTATATTCTTGCATCTCAAGCCAAGCAAATTTTCTATATTGAGGATCCTTTAGACAAAAAACGGTCAGTTGTTCGTAATGGTAAAAGACGCATTCTTGGTGTAGATGGTGTTGTTGATGAAGAAGAGTATGATCAAGTTGATGAACTTTCTCCTTTTTTGACCACTTGCCCAAATGTGCAAGTGGTACGTGACGAAGTCTATGTGCGAGAGGACCATGATGAGGGATTGTGGTTTGATAACTCCAAATAA